One genomic region from Quercus robur chromosome 4, dhQueRobu3.1, whole genome shotgun sequence encodes:
- the LOC126723628 gene encoding putative disease resistance protein At3g14460 isoform X1 has product MAGALVGGAVLSAFLQVAFDRAASREVLDYLNGRKLIDRLVQKLKLELMSAGAVLNDAEEKQITDPAVKKWLDELKDAVYVADDLLDEIAYEAMRCKLEAESTSTSKVMGFLSTTFVNSFDKRIQSELENILEQLESITKQKDVLRLEKVAAAAEVPSRPLTTSCPEEYGVFGRDKDMEAIFDMFQSHDASVNGICVVPIVGMGGVGKTTLARLIYNDKRVEESFDIKAWICVSENYDYFRIAKTIFEEVTSSACDIQTMNLLQNKIREKFKEKKVFLVLDDVWNENYDDWVELLKVFKCGAQEIKIFVTTRSTIVASKVGTLSYILNELSIEECWSIFEKHAFKNGSSGEFPVLEEIGRKIVQKCRGLPLAAKALGGLLRFEENPREWTKILKSDIWNLPKGNINILPALRLSYHYLPPHLKRCFAYCSILPKDYEFKKEELVLLWMAEDLLQQYEGNGMMEEIGEQYFDDLVSRSFFQRSGSNQSCYIMHDLVNDLAIFISGEFCFKLEDNESCVITRKTRHLSYVRTKYDASKKFKVSYKAKDLRTFLGLDLSSYQWQMNKISMMMLNDLLLTFKCLRVLSFSSYRNMRELLNSIGNLKHLRYLNLSYTSIKWLPNSLCTLYNLQTLLLLSCNSLIMLPTEMWRLVNLRHLDLVGTKLKEMPLHMGKLGNLVKLTTFVVGKHSGSSIKELRELHHLSGALSILNLQNVHHARDAREVNLKYKQHLSELVFQCGFDIGNSEKERDVLEQLCPHLKLESLTIEDYGGTKFPNWLEDCSFSNMVSIRLANCKYCSSLPSLGHLPVLKKLYIQGFHFVLRVDNEFYGDGSSTIKPFKSLEVLSFKDMPEWQEWFLFGGEHEDGVEVFSTLKELCIFECPKLSGGLPSQLPSLLKLQIEKCQQLVASVPRAPTLNSLILSDSDKVVLKELPPKLDYLGIRGGRLFLQSFAELMTCLAVPGSGVPTTLKSLKIEGTFQITTGHYYPSLESLTITDDSNSLWSFPLESYPKLKSLTVWESKNLESLFVSEESYRDLSSLTHLLISSSPNFVSFFSGGICAPNLTSISIWFCNKLKSLPENMRTLFPSLEYLGVRHCPKVESFPEGGLPLNLVTLSVSYCNKLFSRGLQDLHSLREIRIYGHNCKEVESFLEEALLPPTLTDIDISSFPKLKSLKGFQHLTSLKNLCISDCNNLHYLPEEGFPTSLESLNIGYCPKLQYLPEDRFPTTLSSLIIDSCPLLKQRCEREEGEEWPKIAHIPNIMIDGELIE; this is encoded by the coding sequence ATGGCTGGGGCCTTGGTGGGTGGAGCTGTTCTCTCAGCATTTCTTCAGGTGGCGTTTGACCGAGCGGCTTCTCGCGAGGTCCTAGACTATCTCAACGGAAGGAAACTGATTGATCGTTTGGTGCAAAAGCTGAAGCTAGAGCTGATGTCTGCTGGTGCTGTGCTCAATGATGCGGAGGAGAAGCAAATTACAGACCCTGCTGTGAAAAAGTGGCTGGATGAGCTCAAAGATGCTGTTTATGTTGCGGATGACCTCCTCGATGAGATTGCCTACGAAGCTATGCGATGCAAGTTAGAAGCTGAATCCACTAGTACTAGTAAGGTAATGGGTTTTCTCTCTACTACTTTTGTTAATTCATTTGACAAAAGGATACAGTCCGAACTAGAAAACATTCTAGAACAATTAGAATCtattacaaaacaaaaggaTGTTCTCCGTTTAGAAAaggttgctgctgctgctgaagTACCATCACGACCATTGACAACTTCTTGCCCTGAAGAATATGGTGTGTTTGGTAGAGACAAGGATATGGAGGCGATATTTGATATGTTCCAATCACATGATGCGAGTGTTAATGGTATATGTGTTGTTCCCATAGTAGGTATGGGTGGGGTTGGTAAAACAACTCTTGCTCGACTTATATACAATGACAAAAGAGTCGAGGAGAGTTTTGACATAAAAGCTTGGATTTGTGTATCAGAAAACTATGATTATTTTAGGATAGCAAAAACTATTTTTGAAGAGGTCACTTCATCTGCTTGTGACATTCAAACCATGAATTTGCTGCAAAATAAAATCAGAGAGAAATTCAAGGAGAAGAAAGTTTTCCTAGTTTTAGACGATGTTTGGAATGAGAACTATGATGATTGGGTTGAGTTACTTAAAGTTTTCAAATGTGGGGCACAGGAGATTAAGATTTTTGTTACGACACGCAGTACAATAGTTGCATCAAAAGTAGGCACATTATCTTATATTCTAAATGAATTGTCAATCGAAGAATGTTGGTCGATATTTGAAAAACATGCATTTAAAAATGGAAGCTCCGGTGAATTTCCTGTCCTTGAGGAAATTGGTAGAAAAATTGTCCAAAAGTGTAGAGGTTTGCCTTTAGCTGCAAAAGCACTTGGGGGTTTGCTACGGTTTGAAGAAAATCCAAGAGAGTGGACAAAGATTTTGAAGAGTGATATATGGAATTTACCAAAAGGAAACATTAATATCCTTCCAGCTCTAAGATTGAGCTACCACTATCTCCCACCACATTTGAAACGTTGCTTTGCTTATTGCTCAATCCTTCCAAAGGATTATGAATTTAAAAAGGAAGAATTGGTCCTATTGTGGATGGCAGAAGATTTATTACAGCAATATGAAGGAAATGGAATGATGGAAGAAATAGGTGAACAATACTTTGATGATTTGGTATCTAGATCATTTTTTCAACGATCAGGTAGCAACCAATCATGTTACATAATGCATGACTTAGTCAATGACTTGGCAATATTTATAAGCGGAGAGTTTTGTTTCAAGCTGGAGGACAATGAGTCTTGTGTAATCACAAGAAAGACTCGCCATTTGTCATATGTTAGAACTAAATATGATGCCTCCAAGAAATTTAAGGTGTCTTACAAGGCCAAGGATTTGCGAACCTTTCTTGGATTAGATTTGTCATCATATCAATGGCAAATGAATAAGATATCAATGATGATGCTTAACGATTTGTTGTTGACATTTAAGTGCTTACGAGTTCTTTCATTTTCTAGCTATAGAAACATGAGGGAGTTGCTTAATTCTATTGGCAATTTGAAACATCTACGCTATTTAAATCTCAGTTACACTTCAATTAAATGGTTACCCAATTCTCTATGTACTTTGTATAATTTGCAAACCTTGTTATTGTTGAGCTGTAACTCCCTTATCATGTTGCCTACTGAGATGTGGAGATTAGTCAACTTGCGCCACTTGGATTTAGTTGGTACAAAATTGAAAGAGATGCCGCTGCATATGGGTAAATTGGGAAATCTTGTGAAATTAACTACTTTTGTTGTAGGCAAACATTCTGGGTCTAGTATTAAGGAGTTAAGGGAGCTCCATCATCTTTCTGGAGCATTGTCCATTTTAAACTTGCAAAACGTTCATCATGCTAGAGATGCTAGGGAGGTTAATTTGAAGTATAAGCAGCATTTATCTGAGTTGGTGTTTCAATGTGGCTTTGACATTGGAAATTCAGAAAAGGAAAGAGATGTTCTTGAGCAATTGTGTCCTCATTTGAAACTGGAGTCTCTCACCATTGAAGATTACGGGGGTACAAAATTTCCGAATTGGTTAGAAGATTGTTCTTTCTCCAATATGGTGTCTATTCGCCTTGCCAATTGTAAGTACTGCTCATCCTTGCCTTCACTTGGGCACCTACCCGTCCTCAAGAAACTCTATATTCAAGGTTTTCATTTTGTATTGCGTGTGGATAATGAGTTCTATGGGGATGGTTCTTCTACAATTAAGCCTTTTAAATCCCTTGAAGTATTAAGCTTTAAAGACATGCCAGAGTGGCAGGAATGGTTTTTATTTGGAGGTGAACATGAAGATGGGGTTGAAGTTTTCTCTACTCTCAAAGAGCTTTGCATATTTGAATGTCCCAAGCTAAGCGGTGGTCTACCCAGTCAGCTTCCCTCTTTACTCAaacttcaaattgaaaaatgtcAGCAACTTGTTGCTTCAGTTCCTAGAGCTCCAACTCTCAATAGTTTGATATTAAGTGATAGTGATAAGGTTGTGTTGAAGGAATTACCACCCAAGTTGGATTACCTCGGTATTAGAGGAGGTCGCCTCTTCTTGCAGTCGTTTGCGGAGCTTATGACGTGTCTCGCTGTCCCAGGAAGTGGAGTACCCACTACATTAAAATCACTTAAAATCGAAGGAACATTTCAGATCACAACGGGCCATTACTATCCTTCTCTTGAAAGTTTGACTATAACAGATGACTCTAACTCACTCTGGTCTTTTCCCTTAGAGTCGTACCCAAAACTCAAATCTCTCACAGTGTGGGAAAGTAAAAATCTTGAATCTCTTTTCGTATCAGAGGAATCTTACCGTGATCTTAGTTCTCTCACTCATTTGCTCATTTCCTCGTCCCCTAATTTTGTATCATTTTTTAGTGGAGGTATCTGCGCCCCTAATTTGACATCGATTTCGATCTGGTTTTGCAACAAGTTAAAGTCATTGCCTGAAAATATGCGCACCCTATTCCCATCCCTTGAGTATTTGGGAGTTCGTCACTGTCCAAAAGTGGAATCATTTCCGGAGGGAGGTTTGCCCTTAAATTTAGTAACACTTTCTGTCTCTTACTGCAACAAACTATTTTCCCGGGGATTGCAAGATCTACACTCCCTCAGAGAGATCAGGATCTACGGCCATAATTGCAAAGAAGTGGAGTCCTTTCTGGAGGAAGCGTTGCTGCCTCCCACTCTCACAGATATTGATATTTCATCTTTTCCAAAGCTGAAATCACTCAAGGGTTTTCAACATCTCACCTCTCTTAAAAACTTGTGTATTTCTGACTGCAATAACCTCCACTACTTACCAGAAGAGGGCTTTCCCACCTCTCTTGAAAGCTTGAATATTGGTTACTGCCCTAAGCTCCAGTACTTACCAGAAGACCGCTTTCCCACCACTCTTTCTTCTCTAATTATTGACAGCTGCCCTCTTCTCAAACAACGgtgtgagagagaggaaggGGAAGAATGGCCAAAAATTGCGCACATCCCCAACATAATGATTGACGGTGAATTGATCGAATGA